In a genomic window of Saccharomyces paradoxus chromosome X, complete sequence:
- the TIF2 gene encoding translation initiation factor eIF4A (Translation initiation factor eIF4A~similar to YJL138C), whose translation MSEGITDIEESQIQTNYDKVVYKFDDMELDENLLRGVFGYGFEEPSAIQQRAIMPIIEGHDVLAQAQSGTGKTGTFSIAALQRIDTSVKAPQALMLAPTRELALQIQKVVMALAFHMDIKVHACIGGTSFVEDAEGLRDAQIVVGTPGRVFDNIQRRRFRTDKIKMFILDEADEMLSSGFKEQIYQIFTLLPPTTQVVLLSATMPNDVLEVTTKFMRNPVRILVKKDELTLEGIKQFYVNVEEEDYKYECLTDLYDSISVTQAVIFCNTRRKVEELTTKLRNDKFTVSAIYSDLPQQERDTIMKEFRSGSSRILISTDLLARGIDVQQVSLVINYDLPANKENYIHRIGRGGRFGRKGVAINFVTNEDVGAMRELEKFYSTQIEELPSDIATLLN comes from the coding sequence ATGTCTGAAGGTATTACTGATATTGAAGAATCCCAAATTCAAACCAACTATGACAAGGTTGTCTACAAGTTCGATGATATGGAATTGGACGAAAACTTGTTGAGAGGTGTTTTCGGTTACGGTTTCGAAGAACCATCTGCCATTCAACAACGTGCCATCATGCCTATTATCGAAGGTCACGATGTCTTAGCTCAAGCTCAATCAGGTACTGGTAAGACCGGTACCTTCTCCATTGCTGCTTTGCAAAGAATTGACACCTCTGTTAAGGCTCCTCAAGCTTTGATGTTGGCTCCAACTAGAGAATTGGCTTTGCAAATCCAAAAAGTTGTCATGGCTTTGGCTTTCCATATGGACATCAAGGTTCACGCTTGTATCGGTGGTACTTCCTTTGTTGAAGACGCTGAAGGTTTGAGAGATGCCCAAATCGTCGTTGGTACTCCAGGTCGTGTTTTCGACAACATCCAAAGACGTAGATTCAGAACTGACAAGATCAAGATGTTCATCTTAGATGAAGCTGATGAAATGTTGTCTTCTGGTTTCAAGGAACAAATCTACCAAATTTTTACCTTGCTTCCACCAACCACTCAAGTTGTTCTTTTGTCTGCTACCATGCCAAATGACGTCTTGGAAGTTACCACCAAATTTATGAGAAACCCAGTTAGAATTTTGGTTAAGAAGGATGAATTGACTTTGGAAGGTATCAAACAATTTTACGTtaatgttgaagaagaagattacAAATACGAGTGTTTGACTGATTTATACGACTCTATCTCCGTCACTCAAGCTGTCATCTTCTGTAACACCAGAAGAAAGGTCGAAGAATTGACCACTAAGTTGAGAAACGATAAATTCACCGTTTCCGCCATCTATTCCGACTTGCCACAACAAGAAAGAGACACCATCATGAAGGAATTCAGAAGTGGTTCTTCTAGAATCTTGATCTCCACCGATTTGTTGGCCAGAGGTATCGATGTCCAACAAGTTTCTTTGGTTATTAACTACGACTTACCAGCTAACAAGGAAAACTATATTCACAGAATCGGTAGAGGTGGTCGTTTCGGTAGAAAAGGTGTTGCCATCAACTTTGTTACTAACGAAGATGTTGGCGCTATGAGAGAACTAGAAAAGTTCTACTCCACtcaaattgaagaattgcCATCCGACATTGCTACTTTGTTGAACTGA
- the GLG2 gene encoding glycogenin glucosyltransferase GLG2 (Glycogenin glucosyltransferase~similar to YJL137C) gives MARKVAICTLIYSRDYLPGALTLAYQLQKLLKHAVVEYQITVCLLIESKLFRDEFSPQEIALIRSLFKEIIIIEPLKDQEKSVEKNKANLELLKRPELSHTLLKARLWELVQFDQVLFLDADTLPLNKEFFRILQLYPEQTRFQIAAVPDIGWPDMFNTGVLLLIPDLEMARSLQNFLVKTVSIDGADQGIFNQFFNPICNYSKEVLHNVSPLMEWIRLPFIYNVTMPNYGYQSSPAMSFFQQHIKLIHFIGAFKPWSHTTSDYNDHYYQLWRSTQCGLYGECHLSDYFTHLQLGNIETDTNFHHEPPCLKNLLKHSTKGHQKQVEFDETQVDQNASQKSAAEKHDFERPTSEPQSAFKFDWETTDYLDRVQRAFPRPDT, from the coding sequence ATGGCTAGGAAAGTTGCTATCTGCACGTTAATATATTCGCGGGACTATTTACCTGGTGCGTTGACTTTAGCGTACCAATTACAAAAACTCTTGAAGCATGCTGTAGTGGAATACCAGATAACCGTATGCCTGCTAATTGAAAGTAAATTATTTAGGGATGAGTTTAGTCCCCAGGAAATAGCTTTGATAAGAAGCCTCTTTAAAGAGattatcattattgaaCCGCTAAAGGATCAAGAGAAGAGcgtagaaaaaaataaggcGAATCTTGAGCTGTTGAAAAGGCCTGAGCTATCGCATACTTTACTTAAGGCTAGATTATGGGAACTTGTGCAGTTCGATCAGGTTTTGTTTCTGGATGCAGATACTTTACCATTAAATAAAGAGTTTTTTAGAATCCTGCAATTATATCCCGAACAAACAAGGTTCCAGATTGCTGCGGTTCCAGACATCGGATGGCCTGACATGTTCAACACTGGTGTACTGCTATTGATTCCCGATTTAGAAATGGCAAGGAgtttacaaaattttttggtcAAGACTGTATCAATTGATGGTGCTGATCAAGGAATCttcaatcaattttttaatcCTATTTGCAACTACAGCAAAGAGGTTTTGCATAATGTGTCCCCACTCATGGAGTGGATACGCCTCCCCTTTATCTACAACGTGACCATGCCCAACTACGGATACCAGTCTTCACCCGCCATGAGTTTTTTCCAACAACATATTAAACTCATTCACTTCATCGGAGCGTTTAAGCCATGGTCCCATACCACATCTGACTATAATGACCACTATTACCAGCTATGGAGAAGTACCCAGTGTGGTCTTTACGGTGAATGCCACTTAAGTGACTACTTCACCCACTTGCAACTGGGCAATATTGAAACAGACACAAATTTCCACCACGAACCCCCGTGcctcaaaaatttgttgaaacaTAGTACGAAGGGACATCAAAAACAGGTTGAGTTCGATGAAACTCAGGTAGATCAAAACGCTTCACAGAAGAGTGCTGCAGAAAAACATGATTTCGAAAGACCGACTTCTGAACCGCAATCTGCCTTTAAATTTGATTGGGAAACTACAGACTATTTAGACCGCGTCCAAAGAGCATTCCCAAGGCCTGATACCTGA
- the MRS3 gene encoding Fe(2+) transporter (Iron transporter, mediates Fe2+ transport across inner mito membrane~similar to YJL133W) has protein sequence MVENSSSDNSIRPIPAIPMDLPDYEALPTHAPLYYQLIAGAFAGIMEHSVMFPIDALKTRIQSANAKSLSAKNMLSQISHISTSEGTLALWKGVQSVILGAGPAHAVYFGTYEFCKKNLIDSSDTQTHHPFKTAISGACATTASDALMNPFDTIKQRIQLNTSASVWQTTKQIYQSEGLAAFYYSYPTTLVMNIPFAAFNFVIYESSTKIFNPSNEYNPLIHCLCGSISGSTCAAITTPLDCIKTVLQIRGSQTVSLEIMRKADTFSKAASAIYQVYGWKGFWRGWKPRIVANMPATAISWTAYECAKHFLMTY, from the coding sequence ATGGTAGAAAACTCATCGAGTGATAATTCAATAAGGCCAATTCCAGCAATACCTATGGACCTACCCGATTATGAAGCGCTGCCTACCCACGCGCCACTGTATTATCAACTTATAGCAGGTGCATTCGCTGGTATTATGGAACATTCAGTGATGTTTCCTATAGATGCCCTTAAGACGCGAATACAATCAGCCAACGCGAAATCGCTGTCCGCCAAGAATATGCTCTCACAAATATCTCATATATCTACTTCAGAGGGAACTCTAGCCCTATGGAAAGGTGTTCAATCCGTCATACTAGGTGCGGGACCCGCACATGCAGTGTATTTTGGTACGTATGAGttctgcaaaaaaaatcttatCGACTCGAGTGATACGCAGACACATCATCCTTTTAAGACAGCGATTAGTGGCGCCTGTGCCACAACGGCGTCTGACGCATTAATGAACCCATTCGATAcaataaaacaaagaatCCAACTTAACACCTCCGCATCAGTATGGCAAACCACTAAGCAGATATACCAATCTGAAGGTTTGGCAGcattttattattcttaCCCAACCACCCTAGTAATGAACATCCCATTTGCAGCATTTAATTTCGTCATATATGAATCATCcacaaaaatttttaaccCATCAAACGAGTACAACCCCCTAATACATTGTCTGTGTGGCAGTATCAGCGGATCGACATGTGCGGCAATCACGACACCTTTGGACTGCATAAAGACGGTACTGCAGATAAGGGGCAGTCAAACAGTTTCGTTAGAAATTATGAGAAAGGCGGATACTTTCAGTAAGGCAGCCAGTGCCATATATCAAGTTTATGGCTGGAAAGGATTTTGGAGAGGGTGGAAACCAAGGATAGTGGCAAACATGCCGGCTACCGCTATATCATGGACAGCTTATGAATGTGCAAAACATTTCCTAATGACGTATTAG
- the LCB3 gene encoding sphinganine kinase LCB3 (Long-chain base-1-phosphate phosphatase~similar to YJL134W): MVDGLNTSNIRKRARTLSNPNDFQEPNYLLDPGNHPSDHFRTRMSKFRFNIREKLLVFTNNQSFTLSRWQKKYRSAFNDLYFTYTSLMGSHTFYVLCLPMPVWFGYFETTKDMVYILGYSIYLSGFFKDYWCLPRPRAPPLHRITLSEYTTKEYGAPSSHTANATGVSLLFLYNIWRMQQSSVMLQLMLSCVVLFYYMTLVFGRIYCGMHGLLDLVSGGLIGIVCFIVRMYFKYRFPGLRIEEYWWFPVFSVGWGLLLLFEHVKPVDECPCFQDSVAFMGVVSGIECCDWLGKVFGVTLVYNLEPNCGWRLTLARLLVGVPCVVIWKYVVSKPLVYTLLIKVFHLKDDRNIAARKRLEATHKEGGSKYECPLYIGEPKIDILGRFIIYAGVPFTVVMCSPVLFSLLHIA, encoded by the coding sequence atggtagATGGACTGAATACCTCGAACATTAGGAAGAGAGCCAGGACTCTCTCCAACCCCAATGACTTTCAGGAGCCTAATTATTTGTTGGACCCCGGTAATCATCCCTCAGATCATTTTCGAACTCGAATGTCCAAATTTCGGTTTAATATCAGAGAGAAGCTATTAGTGTTTACGAACAATCAATCATTTACGCTGAGCCGCTGGCAAAAGAAATACCGTTCTGCGTTCAATGACCTCTACTTTACCTATACTTCCTTAATGGGATCGCATACCTTCTATGTCCTGTGTTTACCTATGCCCGTGTGGTTTGGATATTTCGAAACTACGAAAGATATGGTTTATATCTTGGGATATTCTATCTACTTGAGTggttttttcaaagattaCTGGTGTTTGCCTAGGCCTAGGGCACCACCATTACATCGGATTACGTTAAGTGAGTATACAACAAAGGAATACGGTGCTCCAAGCTCGCATACGGCGAATGCTACAGGGGTGAGTCTCCTGTTTCTTTACAATATCTGGAGGATGCAACAATCCTCTGTCATGCTTCAACTGATGTTATCATGCGTggttttattttattacaTGACCTTGGTCTTTGGTAGAATATACTGTGGGATGCATGGACTATTAGATTTAGTAAGCGGTGGGCTCATTGGAATAGTATGTTTTATTGTTAGGATGTATTTCAAATACAGGTTCCCGGGTTTACGCATTGAGGAGTATTGGTGGTTTCCTGTGTTTAGTGTAGGATGGGGTCTTCTCCTTTTATTCGAACACGTCAAGCCCGTAGACGAATGTCCCTGCTTCCAAGACAGTGTTGCGTTCATGGGTGTTGTGTCAGGCATAGAATGCTGTGATTGGCTGGGCAAAGTATTTGGAGTCACCCTAGTATACAATTTGGAACCTAATTGCGGCTGGCGGTTGACCCTAGCCAGGCTACTGGTGGGTGTACCGTGTGTTGTTATCTGGAAGTACGTAGTCAGCAAGCCGTTAGTCTACACGTTGCTGATCAAGGTTTTCCATCTGAAGGACGATAGAAACATTGCGGCAAGAAAGAGACTGGAGGCCACGCATAAAGAAGGTGGAAGCAAGTACGAATGCCCATTGTATATTGGAGAACCTAAAATTGACATTCTGGGCAGGTTTATTATCTATGCTGGTGTCCCATTCACCGTTGTAATGTGCAGCCCTGTCCTCTTTTCCCTCTTACATATAGcataa
- the DPI8 gene encoding Dpi8p (similar to YJL133C): MIAQSTRLAAAVSSSAASASVSRIAASAMASAIFKRSPGNSFNSFKEYRENAKTYGPLSASLATRRHLAHPPKL, encoded by the coding sequence ATGATCGCTCAGAGTACTAGATTAGCCGCCGCCGTCTCCTCTTCGGCCGCCTCCGCCAGTGTTTCAAGGATAGCCGCCAGCGCCATGGCTAGCGCTATCTTCAAAAGATCTCCGGGAAACTCGTTCAACTCGTTTAAAGAATATAGGGAAAATGCCAAGACATACGGGCCATTGAGTGCCTCGCTAGCTACCAGGAGACACTTGGCCCACCCTCCTAAGTTGTAG